The following proteins come from a genomic window of Corallococcus sp. NCRR:
- a CDS encoding MFS transporter: MSTVRQRLLSIFGGSVGNLIEWYDFYVYSAFSLYFAQAFFPDADPLVRQLNTAGVFALGFLIRPVGGWMMGLYADLRGRRSALTLSVTLMCLGSLVIAVCPTYASIGVAAPMVLMLARLLQGLSLGGEYGTSATYLSEVATSRHRGFYSSFQYVTLIMGQLLATLTLLVLQRGVLTGPQLEAWGWRIPFGIGAALAIFGFYMRRNMVETEAFTREAAKKSEHHPMRELLRHPKEIAVVVGLTMGGTLAFYTYTVYMQKFLVNSVGLTRDEATLISAGSLFLYMFLQPVLGFVSDRVGRRPVLMGFGVLGTLCTVPLLTALTRTKDAFTAFLLVLAALVILSGYTSINAVVKAELFPARIRALGVGLPYALTVSLFGGTAEYVGTRLKLAGHEPWFFWYVTACIFCSLLVYTVMPDTRRHSRIDAAS, from the coding sequence ATGTCCACCGTCCGGCAGCGGCTGCTCTCCATCTTCGGCGGCTCGGTGGGCAACCTCATCGAGTGGTACGACTTCTACGTCTACTCCGCGTTCTCGCTGTACTTCGCGCAGGCGTTCTTCCCGGACGCGGATCCGCTGGTGCGGCAGCTCAACACCGCCGGGGTGTTCGCGCTGGGCTTCCTCATCCGGCCGGTGGGCGGCTGGATGATGGGGCTCTACGCGGACCTCCGGGGCCGGAGGTCCGCGCTGACGTTGTCCGTCACGCTGATGTGCCTGGGCTCGCTCGTCATCGCCGTGTGCCCCACGTACGCGAGCATCGGCGTGGCGGCGCCCATGGTGCTGATGCTCGCGCGGCTGCTCCAGGGCCTCTCGCTGGGCGGTGAGTACGGCACCAGCGCCACCTACCTGAGCGAGGTGGCCACCTCCCGCCACCGGGGCTTCTACAGCTCCTTCCAGTACGTCACGCTCATCATGGGCCAGTTGCTGGCCACGCTGACGCTGCTGGTGTTGCAGCGGGGGGTGTTGACGGGCCCGCAGTTGGAGGCCTGGGGCTGGCGCATCCCGTTTGGCATTGGCGCGGCGCTGGCCATCTTCGGCTTCTACATGCGCCGCAACATGGTGGAGACGGAGGCCTTCACCCGCGAGGCCGCGAAGAAGTCCGAGCACCACCCCATGCGGGAGCTGTTGCGCCACCCGAAGGAGATCGCCGTCGTGGTGGGGCTCACCATGGGCGGGACGCTGGCCTTCTACACGTACACCGTCTACATGCAGAAGTTCCTGGTGAACTCCGTGGGGCTGACGCGGGACGAGGCCACGCTCATCTCCGCGGGCTCGCTGTTCCTCTACATGTTCCTCCAGCCGGTGCTGGGGTTCGTCTCCGACCGGGTGGGCCGCAGGCCGGTGCTGATGGGGTTCGGCGTGCTGGGCACGCTGTGCACGGTGCCGCTGCTCACGGCGCTGACGCGGACCAAGGACGCCTTCACCGCGTTCCTGCTGGTGCTCGCCGCGCTGGTCATCCTCTCCGGCTACACGTCCATCAACGCCGTGGTGAAGGCGGAGCTGTTCCCCGCGCGCATCCGCGCCCTGGGCGTGGGGCTGCCCTACGCGCTGACGGTGTCCCTCTTCGGCGGCACCGCGGAGTACGTGGGCACGCGCCTGAAGCTGGCCGGGCACGAGCCGTGGTTCTTCTGGTACGTCACGGCCTGCATCTTCTGCTCGCTGCTCGTCTACACGGTGATGCCAGACACGCGGCGCCACAGCCGCATCGACGCCGCGTCCTGA